From Miscanthus floridulus cultivar M001 chromosome 15, ASM1932011v1, whole genome shotgun sequence, the proteins below share one genomic window:
- the LOC136509224 gene encoding probable histone H2AXb: protein MSSGGGRGKPKGTKAVTRSTKAGLQVPVGRIARYLKTGKYAERVGGGAPVYLSAVLEYLAAEVLELAGNAARDNKKNRIVPRHIQLAVRNDEELSRLLGAVTIAAGGVLPNIHQTLLPKKVGGKGKADIGSASQEF, encoded by the exons ATGAGTTCCGGCGGCGGCAGGGGCAAGCCCAAGGGCACCAAGGCCGTGACGCGGTCGACCAAGGCCGGGCTGCAGGTCCCCGTCGGCCGCATCGCGCGCTACCTCAAGACCGGCAAGTACGCCgagcgcgtcggcggcggcgcgccCGTCTACCTCTCCGCCGTCCTCGAGTACCTCGCCGCGGAG GTGCTGGAGCTGGCGGGCAACGCGGCGCGCGACAACAAGAAGAACCGCATCGTGCCGCGCCACATCCAGCTCGCCGTGCGCAACGACGAGGAGCTCAGCAGGCTGCTCGGCGCCGTCACCATTGCCGCCGGCGGGGTGCTGCCCAACATCCACCAGACGCTGCTGCCCAAGAAGGTCGGCGGCAAGGGCAAGGCTGACATCGGATCCGCGTCCCAGGAGTTCTAG